In a single window of the Gossypium hirsutum isolate 1008001.06 chromosome A13, Gossypium_hirsutum_v2.1, whole genome shotgun sequence genome:
- the LOC107894301 gene encoding protein TIC 21, chloroplastic, producing the protein MQTLLLPATRSGICAVAVGPLRPSLTLSPPNFLTSIKTRKPKPPLSPFASYDPLNVLRSTLFSPKVSSSSVSPSFTSSNDDTDKAKLAQVSKRLENTSRYFKRLGNLGFWGQLVCTVVSAVILSFSVVITGKITSPATFYATASGIVAAFISVFWSFGYIRLSEKLRRTANDPSKAPPRADVVKSLKNGIVLNLLGMGAAILGMQATVGLLVAKALTSSTNPYYQGISPGYSPVLALDVFLVQASGNTILSHFLGLVFSLELLRSVTLPQSDGIPIPKVA; encoded by the exons ATGCAAACGCTACTGCTCCCGGCTACTCGCTCCGGTATATGTGCGGTGGCGGTGGGTCCCCTCCGACCATCGCTCACTCTCTCTCCTCCAAATTTTCTCACTTCAATCAAAACTCGGAAACCAAAACCTCCGTTGTCCCCTTTCGCATCTTACGACCCTCTTAATGTTCTAAGATCTACGCTTTTTTCGCCCAAAGTCTCTTCGTCCTCAGTTTCACCCAGTTTTACCTCCTCTAATGATGATACTGACAAGGCGAAGCTTGCTCAG GTTTCGAAGAGGCTAGAGAACACGTCGAGGTACTTTAAGCGACTGGGCAATTTAGGGTTTTGGGGACAGTTAGTGTGCACTGTGGTTTCAGCGGTGATACTCTCATTTTCTGTTGTAATTACTGGGAAAATCACATCGCCGGCTACTTTTTATGCTACCGCCAGTGGAATCGTGGCTGCTTTCATATCGGTTTTCTGGTCATTTGGGTATATTCGGCTTTCAGAGAAACTCAGGAGAACTGCTAATGATCCTTCAAAA GCTCCTCCTCGAGCTGATGTTGTGAAAAGCTTGAAAAACGGCATAGTTCTGAATCTCCTTGGAATGGGTGCTGCTATTCTTGGCATGCAAGCTACAGTGGGCTTACTAGTAGCCAAGGCTCTTACTTCTTCCACCAATCCATATTATCAAGGAATTTCTCCTGGCTATAGTCCAGTTCTCGCATTGGATGTATTCTTGGTGCAG GCATCCGGTAACACTATCCTATCTCATTTTCTGGGGCTAGTATTCTCGCTGGAACTGTTGCGCTCGGTGACATTACCTCAGTCAGATGGTATTCCAATTCCCAAGGTTGCATAA
- the LOC107894302 gene encoding reticulon-like protein B11 — MAMGDSVPTPRISVHQAFGGGLVADVLLWRKWCGGVVMLASATTFWCLFELAGYSILSFVANVLLLLVVILFFWAKSASLLNRPLPPLPNLEISERTAGKIADELQVWVNIALSIAHDITLGRNLKLLFKVGVALWFVSFIGSFLSFLTVVYIGVILSLSVPVLYDKYQHHIDEKLSVTNKIIQTQYRKIDEAVLRKLPLPSKKEKKMQ, encoded by the exons ATGGCCATGGGAGATTCCGTCCCTACTCCTCGCATATCAGTTCATCAAGCTTTTGGCGGCGGCTTAG TTGCTGATGTGCTGTTATGGAGAAAATGGTGTGGCGGAGTTGTCATGCTAGCCTCGGCAACCACGTTTTGGTGCCTCTTTGAATTAGCTGGTTATAGTATCTTGTCTTTCGTGGCCAATGTATTGTTACTCCTTGTTGTTATTCTCTTCTTCTGGGCCAAATCTGCTTCACTTCTCAACAG ACCCTTGCCACCACTTCCTAATTTGGAGATCTCTGAGAGGACTGCTGGGAAGATTGCTGATGAGTTACAAGTGTGGGTCAATATTGCATTGTCGATTGCGCATGACATTACCCTTGGCAGAAATTTGAAACTTCTTTTTAAG GTTGGTGTTGCCTTGTGGTTTGTTTCTTTTATTGGTAGTTTCCTTAGCTTCCTCACTGTGGTCTATATCG GAGTTATTCTTAGTCTATCTGTTCCCGTGTTATATGATAAGTATCAACACCACATTGATGAAAAGCTTTCTGTAACAAACAAAATCATACAGACGCAGTACAGGAAAATCGATGAAGCAGTATTAAGGAAGCTTCCATTGCCCtcgaagaaagaaaagaagatgcAGTAG
- the LOC107894304 gene encoding methylthioribose kinase translates to MIIGGEYFEAVTSKEHGGLCHEYVPQLDHLDRTIGMQCSEPPHIILRKGLITAIEYRFLAEHMFEYMVDSLFYGSLLYRPTTEHKCAVVECCGNVELCRLSEQIYKEWRLKRMEQTWDLFHQKLNKDESGKAYLPAIYHLIQEEYMKELFHYTLGFGVAKMIRRIGGVDHVEDFESIREGSIRADSEAKALELANSLLKEKQQFLVIGEVISPIMQVQS, encoded by the exons ATGATAATAGGAGGAGAATATTTTGAAGCAGTAACATCAAAAGAACATGGTGGGTTATGCCATGAATATGTTCCTCAACTTGATCACTTGGACCGTACCATTGGAATGCAATGTTCAGAGCCTCCCCATATAATCCTGAGAAAAGGGTTGATTACTGCAATTGAATATCGATTTTTAGCTGAGCATATGTTCGAATACATGGTCGACTCTCTTTTCTACGGGTCTCTTCTTTATAGGCCAACCACTGAGCACAAATGTGCAG TGGTTGAATGTTGTGGGAATGTGGAACTCTGTAGGCTCAGTGAGCAA ATATACAAAGAGTGGAGATTGAAGAGAATGGAGCAAACATGGGATCTTTTCCACCAAAAACTCAACAAGGATGAGTCAGGGAAGGCTTATCTTCCAGCAATATATCACCTTATCCAAGAGGAATATATGAAGGAATTGTTCCATTACACACTTGGTTTTGGTGTTGCTAAGATGATAAG GAGAATTGGTGGTGTTGATCATGTTGAGGACTTTGAATCAATCAGAGAAGGTAGCATAAGAGCAGATAGTGAGGCAAAGGCACTTGAATTAGCCAACTCTCTTCTCAAGGAGAAGCAACAATTCTTGGTCATTGGTGAAGTTATATCACCCATCATGCAAGTCCAATCATGA